A window of Longispora fulva contains these coding sequences:
- a CDS encoding winged helix-turn-helix domain-containing protein: MSDAGATHPRHRLNETIHAPVRFSIVAALYAADQAEFGFIRDTVQISDSVLSRQIGVLEAAGYVQVRKGHVGKRPRTWLSLTADGRQVFTDHLAALRAIADGV, from the coding sequence GTGAGCGACGCCGGAGCCACCCACCCCCGCCACCGACTCAACGAGACGATCCACGCGCCGGTGCGGTTCAGCATCGTGGCGGCGCTGTACGCGGCGGACCAGGCCGAGTTCGGCTTCATCCGCGACACGGTCCAGATCTCGGACTCGGTGCTGTCCCGGCAGATCGGCGTGCTGGAAGCGGCCGGCTACGTCCAGGTGCGCAAGGGACACGTCGGCAAGCGCCCGCGCACCTGGCTGTCGCTCACCGCGGACGGCAGACAGGTCTTCACCGACCACCTCGCCGCCCTCCGCGCCATCGCCGACGGTGTCTGA
- a CDS encoding ATP-binding protein, with protein sequence MSSPQEHLVAQLARIKELSGLSLRALAVQAGLSSSSLSRYLAGRLVPPWEAVVALCKVVGRDPRPLRAGWAEAAKAGAAPAPRRNDLPADLFDFTGRAAESALVEELLRTAGAVAIDGMGGVGKTSLAVHVAHRLAPAYPDGGLYLDLHGFTPGQEPLEPQAALGRLLGALDIAHPPAGMGERAALWRSELSRRRALVVLDNAVDAEQVRPLLPGAGKSAVLVTSRHRLVSLDGVPPVSLEPLAGDDAAHLFGRAAGLTLADDDAVGQVLRQCGGLPLALRMAGARLRHRPGWTVAVLAERLRDNAGRFDAVFGMSLRQLNPAQRRVFRLLGVLPGTDFDAPVAGALADLPAEQVLEELVDAHLLQELSPGRYRMHDLIRRFAADIAADEEPQVDAAVHRVLRHYLAQAVAHDRTLPSPHRPDPAPGDPARAMAWFDLEYDNLVACFDAAVRLGADEAVADLPQAMRVWFFRHRGTDDQARMLEAAASAAGRLGRDRQRAALLADLGFARAAAGRVTEALAAYELAERSGPDDDDLAAGLALRTGFVHRDLGDLAAAQAHFRRARELFERLGRRAGQSQALAFDGWVTLHLGRRDEAVDLARASIALADGPAQITGLVTLGVALAPDDPAESLRALHEALRLAERHNLHHSQAWCHNYLGVALRVMGSLDEALDHHRRAFELLEPLAEVQLEIDCLHSYAETCRVAGRGEEALAVLERVIGLARELGRPHDERLARAAREVVVGGGRVV encoded by the coding sequence GTGTCCAGCCCGCAAGAGCACCTGGTGGCCCAGCTCGCCCGGATCAAGGAGCTGAGCGGGCTCAGCCTGCGCGCCCTCGCCGTTCAGGCGGGTCTGAGCAGCTCCTCACTGTCGCGGTACCTGGCCGGTCGGCTCGTGCCGCCGTGGGAGGCCGTCGTGGCGCTGTGCAAGGTCGTGGGCCGCGACCCCCGTCCGCTGCGCGCGGGGTGGGCCGAGGCGGCCAAGGCCGGCGCGGCGCCCGCCCCGCGCCGCAACGACCTGCCGGCCGACCTGTTCGACTTCACCGGCCGGGCAGCGGAGTCCGCGCTGGTCGAGGAGCTGCTACGCACCGCGGGCGCTGTCGCGATCGACGGCATGGGTGGCGTGGGCAAGACCAGCCTCGCGGTGCACGTGGCCCACAGGCTCGCCCCGGCGTACCCGGATGGCGGTCTTTATCTGGACCTGCACGGCTTCACCCCCGGCCAGGAACCCCTGGAGCCGCAGGCCGCGTTGGGCCGGCTGCTCGGCGCGTTGGACATCGCGCACCCCCCAGCTGGCATGGGGGAACGCGCGGCCCTCTGGCGGTCGGAGCTGTCCCGCCGGCGGGCCCTCGTCGTGCTCGACAACGCGGTCGACGCGGAGCAGGTCCGCCCGCTGCTGCCCGGCGCCGGCAAGTCCGCGGTCCTGGTCACCAGCCGCCACCGGCTGGTGAGCCTGGACGGGGTGCCCCCGGTGTCGTTGGAGCCCCTGGCCGGCGACGACGCCGCGCACCTGTTCGGGCGGGCCGCCGGGCTCACCCTCGCCGACGACGACGCCGTCGGTCAGGTGCTGCGCCAGTGCGGCGGTCTCCCCCTGGCCCTGCGGATGGCCGGCGCCCGGCTGCGGCACCGCCCCGGCTGGACCGTGGCGGTGCTGGCCGAGCGGCTGCGCGACAACGCGGGCCGCTTCGACGCCGTGTTCGGCATGTCGCTGCGACAACTCAACCCTGCGCAGCGCCGCGTTTTCCGACTACTGGGCGTACTGCCGGGCACCGACTTCGACGCCCCGGTCGCCGGCGCGCTCGCCGACCTGCCCGCAGAACAGGTACTCGAGGAACTGGTCGACGCCCACCTGCTACAGGAGCTGTCCCCCGGCCGGTACCGGATGCACGATCTGATCCGACGATTCGCCGCGGACATCGCCGCCGACGAGGAGCCGCAGGTCGACGCCGCCGTGCACCGGGTCCTGCGCCACTACCTCGCCCAGGCCGTCGCCCACGACCGGACGCTGCCCTCGCCGCACCGCCCTGATCCCGCGCCCGGCGACCCGGCGCGGGCCATGGCCTGGTTCGACCTCGAGTACGACAACCTGGTCGCCTGCTTCGACGCCGCCGTGCGCCTCGGCGCGGACGAGGCGGTGGCCGACCTGCCCCAGGCCATGCGGGTCTGGTTCTTCCGGCACCGCGGCACCGACGACCAGGCGCGCATGCTCGAAGCCGCCGCGTCCGCCGCGGGACGCCTCGGCCGCGACCGGCAGCGGGCGGCACTGCTCGCCGACCTCGGCTTCGCCCGCGCCGCCGCCGGCCGCGTCACCGAGGCGCTCGCCGCCTACGAACTGGCCGAACGTTCCGGGCCGGACGACGACGACCTCGCGGCCGGCTTGGCGCTGCGCACCGGATTCGTACACCGCGACCTCGGCGACCTCGCAGCCGCCCAGGCACACTTCCGGCGGGCCCGCGAACTGTTCGAGCGACTCGGCCGCCGCGCCGGCCAGTCCCAGGCGCTGGCCTTCGACGGCTGGGTGACCCTGCACCTCGGCCGACGCGACGAGGCCGTCGACCTCGCCCGGGCATCCATCGCCCTGGCCGACGGACCCGCCCAGATCACCGGCCTGGTGACCCTCGGTGTCGCCCTGGCGCCGGACGATCCGGCGGAGTCGCTGCGCGCGTTGCACGAGGCGTTACGGCTGGCCGAGCGGCACAATCTGCACCACAGCCAGGCGTGGTGCCACAACTATCTCGGGGTCGCGTTGCGGGTCATGGGGTCGCTCGACGAGGCGCTGGACCACCATCGGCGGGCGTTCGAGCTGTTGGAGCCGTTGGCGGAGGTGCAGTTGGAGATCGACTGTCTGCACTCCTACGCCGAGACGTGCCGGGTGGCGGGTCGCGGTGAGGAGGCGTTGGCGGTGCTGGAGCGGGTGATCGGGCTCGCGCGAGAACTGGGCCGGCCACACGATGAGCGGCTGGCGCGGGCGGCGCGGGAGGTTGTGGTGGGCGGAGGCCGGGTGGTGTGA
- a CDS encoding carboxymuconolactone decarboxylase family protein, producing the protein MSTERMPNPAVLIPGAMDALMALNKVIAGAGVDGRLLALSHLRASQINGCGPCVAGGALQAGRHGATADQVHAVAAWRETPWFSEPERAALALTEAVTRLADRSDPVPDQVWDVAATHFDQKELAVLLLNIAVTNVYNRLNGPTRQQAGKW; encoded by the coding sequence ATGTCGACCGAGCGCATGCCGAACCCGGCGGTTCTGATCCCCGGGGCGATGGACGCCCTGATGGCCCTCAACAAGGTCATCGCGGGCGCCGGGGTGGACGGCAGGCTGCTGGCGCTGAGCCACCTGCGGGCCAGCCAGATCAACGGCTGCGGACCGTGCGTGGCCGGGGGCGCGCTGCAGGCCGGCCGGCACGGCGCGACCGCCGACCAGGTGCACGCCGTCGCCGCGTGGCGGGAGACGCCGTGGTTCAGCGAACCCGAGCGTGCGGCGCTGGCCCTGACCGAGGCCGTGACCCGGCTCGCCGACCGGTCGGACCCGGTGCCCGACCAGGTGTGGGACGTCGCCGCCACGCACTTCGACCAGAAGGAGTTGGCCGTGCTGCTGCTCAACATCGCGGTCACCAACGTCTACAACCGGCTCAACGGGCCGACCCGCCAGCAGGCCGGGAAGTGGTGA
- a CDS encoding iron chaperone: MAATKKTSTANGEKYDGFTEEERGAMKERAKELKASARRGPKVDPEVEVLAKIAEMSDSDRAIGERLHALIKANAPTLTPRLWYGMPAYARDGKIVCHFVCAGKFKTRYATFAFSDEANLDDGTMWPNSFALTELTAAAEKRIAALVKQAVS, from the coding sequence ATGGCTGCCACGAAGAAGACCAGCACCGCGAACGGCGAGAAGTACGACGGCTTCACCGAGGAGGAGCGCGGTGCGATGAAGGAGCGCGCCAAGGAGCTCAAGGCCAGCGCCCGGCGCGGCCCCAAGGTCGACCCGGAGGTCGAGGTGCTGGCGAAGATCGCCGAGATGTCGGACTCCGACCGGGCGATCGGGGAGCGGCTGCACGCCCTGATCAAGGCCAACGCGCCGACCCTGACGCCGAGGCTGTGGTACGGGATGCCCGCCTACGCCCGCGACGGCAAGATCGTCTGCCACTTCGTGTGCGCGGGGAAGTTCAAGACCCGGTACGCGACGTTCGCCTTCAGCGACGAGGCGAACCTCGACGACGGCACCATGTGGCCGAACTCGTTCGCGCTGACCGAGCTGACCGCGGCCGCCGAGAAGCGGATCGCCGCGCTCGTCAAGCAGGCTGTGAGCTGA
- a CDS encoding GNAT family N-acetyltransferase has product MVTIRGFRDADAPVVWTLSTLPNIGATADASIPLALEPAAGPPAAFDDLADVRASFDGAGGAFLVAETGGHLVGMGGILPNDAGQAEVLRVRVHPATRRQGVGRALMAALETRAAELGLREMFLDTATNQPEAVAFYQGLGYREIGRETRPDWSWTLVYFTKPVTP; this is encoded by the coding sequence ATGGTCACCATTCGAGGGTTCCGGGACGCCGACGCGCCCGTGGTGTGGACGCTGAGCACGTTGCCGAACATCGGGGCCACAGCCGACGCGTCGATACCGCTGGCGTTGGAGCCGGCGGCGGGACCGCCTGCGGCGTTCGACGATCTGGCGGACGTCCGCGCGTCCTTCGACGGCGCCGGCGGCGCGTTCCTGGTCGCGGAGACGGGCGGCCACCTGGTGGGCATGGGCGGCATCCTGCCCAACGACGCCGGTCAGGCGGAGGTGCTCCGCGTCCGGGTGCACCCGGCGACCCGTCGTCAGGGCGTCGGGCGGGCGTTGATGGCCGCGCTGGAGACCCGGGCCGCCGAGCTGGGGCTGCGGGAGATGTTCCTGGACACCGCGACCAATCAGCCCGAGGCCGTGGCGTTCTACCAGGGCCTGGGCTATCGGGAGATCGGACGGGAGACCCGGCCGGACTGGTCGTGGACACTGGTGTACTTCACCAAGCCAGTGACGCCGTAA
- the lysA gene encoding diaminopimelate decarboxylase has translation MTLTDIIPSLRSSLPTRVHPEIWPVSTTPGVRGEIAVGGVSLTDVADRFGTPAYVLDETDVRHRCAAYERAFGSANVVYAAKALTCRGLLRWIAGEGLGLAVYSAGQLAAARSVDFPAERIVLHGDAKTTADLDAALDYGVGRIVIESPSEVARLAALARPEGQRVHVRVLPEELGYPECAGLPAAHDADRFGMPAAELEDLVGRIVAQQRLHLVGLDIYLGSQLSRFGPAERAIRHLVVLLDEIRRRHGVTLTELNIGGGHAVAHTHGEAELALDAFAVRVRTVLHSACLRLDVPEPRLMVTPGRAIVAHAGVAVYRVLAVRRTPDGHQLAAVDGGLSDNPRPALYGARYTAALLGRTGTTTCPTMVIGRHDEACDVLVHDAPLSADLRPGDLIAVPASGAYQYAMASNYNLVTRPPLIGVHDGAARVLVRAETLDDLLGRDQDA, from the coding sequence GTGACGCTCACCGACATCATCCCGTCCTTACGCTCCTCGCTCCCCACCCGTGTGCACCCGGAGATCTGGCCGGTCAGCACCACGCCGGGGGTACGGGGCGAGATCGCCGTCGGAGGGGTGTCCCTGACCGACGTCGCCGACCGGTTCGGCACCCCGGCCTACGTGCTCGACGAGACCGACGTGCGCCACCGGTGCGCCGCATACGAGCGGGCCTTCGGATCCGCCAACGTCGTCTACGCCGCCAAGGCCCTGACCTGCCGTGGCCTGTTGCGCTGGATCGCCGGCGAGGGCCTGGGCCTGGCCGTGTACTCCGCCGGCCAGCTCGCCGCCGCCCGCTCCGTGGACTTCCCCGCCGAGCGGATCGTGCTGCACGGCGACGCCAAGACCACCGCGGACCTGGACGCCGCCCTCGACTACGGGGTCGGCCGGATCGTCATCGAGTCCCCTTCCGAGGTCGCCCGGCTCGCCGCGCTCGCCCGGCCGGAGGGTCAGCGGGTGCACGTCCGGGTGCTGCCCGAGGAGCTGGGCTACCCGGAGTGCGCCGGCCTGCCGGCGGCACACGACGCCGACCGGTTCGGCATGCCGGCCGCCGAACTCGAGGACCTCGTCGGTCGGATCGTCGCCCAGCAGCGGCTCCACCTCGTCGGCCTGGACATCTACCTCGGCTCGCAGCTCAGCCGGTTCGGCCCGGCCGAGCGCGCCATCCGCCACCTCGTCGTCCTCCTCGACGAGATCCGCCGACGCCACGGCGTGACGCTCACCGAGCTCAACATCGGCGGCGGCCACGCCGTCGCGCACACCCACGGCGAGGCCGAACTGGCCCTCGACGCGTTCGCGGTCCGGGTCCGCACCGTCCTGCACTCGGCCTGTCTGCGGCTCGACGTGCCCGAGCCCCGGCTGATGGTCACCCCCGGCCGGGCGATCGTCGCGCACGCCGGCGTCGCGGTGTACCGGGTCCTCGCCGTGCGCCGCACGCCCGACGGACACCAGCTCGCCGCCGTCGACGGTGGACTCAGCGACAACCCCCGCCCTGCCCTCTACGGCGCCCGCTACACGGCGGCACTGCTCGGCCGTACCGGCACGACGACGTGCCCGACCATGGTCATCGGCCGGCACGACGAGGCCTGCGACGTGCTCGTGCACGACGCGCCGCTCAGTGCGGACCTGCGCCCCGGCGACCTGATCGCGGTACCGGCCTCCGGCGCCTACCAGTACGCGATGGCCTCCAACTACAACCTCGTCACCCGGCCACCGCTGATCGGCGTGCACGACGGCGCGGCCCGGGTCCTCGTCCGCGCCGAGACCCTCGACGACCTGCTGGGACGTGACCAGGATGCGTGA
- a CDS encoding serine/threonine-protein kinase — protein MCARPGCTGSLQDGYCDVCGMAAAPRPTAPSRPAGTAPSTRGSSRGSTRGSGRGSGRTGSTSTRRRGQLGAGLVEIPPIPYRDPATAVLASPQVAEAKRYCSACSDPVGRAAEGRPARTEGFCRKCGTGYSFTPKLAAGDLVAGQYEVLGCLAHGGLGWIYLARDRNVSGRWVVLKGLLDSGDADAMAAALAEQRFLAEVEHPTILKIYNFVQHPDPKSGALVGYIVMEYVGGQSLKQILLARREAAGRVDPLSVEQAIAYMLEVLPALGHLHSLGLVYCDLKPDNVIQSEEQLKLIDLGGVRRLDDVAGAIYGTVGYQAPEIAEEGPSVSSDLYTVGRTLAVLSFDFRGYGTTFVHDLPDRADVPVLAAHGSYDRFLRRACDPDPDRRFGSAAEMSDQLTGVLREILAAQDGQPRPAPSTMFGPELDAIGARPLEGPADRVFAALDPAVAAVALPTPLADPADPAARFLAGLAAASPAALVAALPGAPVASVEVGLRLARAHLQLGRPDQAGPVLAALTDDDWRIDWYQGLVALATGRPAQAADIFDDLYALLPGEPAVRLALAVADEAAGDTDGARRGYATVWRTDHSYLSAAFGLARVHLAAGDGERAVAALESVPATSSHHVPARLAAVAARVRGLAPAQLDADRLRAAAAQLAQLDLEPVRHDRHAAELLEAAVGWLRFHRPGTGAAGAGVLGEQLAERPLRARLERAYRSLARAATSRAERHTLVVRANAVRPRTLI, from the coding sequence ATGTGTGCCCGCCCGGGCTGCACCGGCAGCCTGCAGGACGGCTACTGCGACGTGTGCGGGATGGCCGCCGCACCCAGGCCGACCGCCCCGTCGAGGCCCGCCGGAACAGCCCCCTCGACCCGCGGCTCCTCCCGGGGCTCCACGCGCGGCTCCGGCCGGGGCTCCGGACGCACCGGCTCCACCTCGACCCGCCGCCGGGGCCAACTCGGTGCGGGCCTGGTGGAGATCCCGCCGATCCCGTACCGCGACCCGGCCACCGCCGTGCTGGCCTCCCCGCAGGTCGCCGAGGCCAAGCGGTACTGCAGCGCGTGCTCCGACCCGGTCGGCCGGGCCGCCGAGGGCCGCCCCGCGCGCACGGAGGGCTTCTGCCGCAAGTGCGGAACCGGCTACTCCTTCACCCCGAAGCTGGCCGCCGGTGACCTGGTCGCCGGCCAGTACGAGGTCCTCGGCTGCCTCGCGCACGGCGGTCTCGGCTGGATCTACCTGGCCCGGGACCGCAACGTCAGCGGCAGGTGGGTCGTCCTCAAGGGACTCCTCGATTCCGGTGACGCCGATGCGATGGCCGCGGCACTGGCCGAGCAGCGCTTCCTCGCCGAGGTCGAGCACCCGACGATCCTGAAGATCTACAACTTCGTGCAGCACCCCGACCCGAAGAGTGGCGCGCTGGTCGGCTACATCGTGATGGAGTACGTCGGCGGCCAGTCCCTCAAGCAGATCCTCCTCGCCCGGCGCGAGGCGGCCGGCCGGGTCGACCCGTTGTCGGTGGAGCAGGCCATCGCGTACATGCTGGAGGTGCTCCCCGCGCTCGGGCACCTGCACAGCCTGGGCCTGGTGTACTGCGACCTCAAACCCGACAACGTCATCCAGAGCGAGGAACAGCTCAAACTCATCGACCTGGGCGGGGTGCGCCGCCTGGACGACGTGGCCGGCGCGATCTACGGCACCGTCGGCTACCAGGCCCCCGAGATCGCCGAGGAGGGCCCGTCGGTGTCCTCGGACTTGTACACGGTCGGCCGCACGCTCGCCGTGCTCAGCTTCGACTTTCGCGGCTACGGCACCACGTTCGTCCACGACCTGCCCGACCGGGCAGACGTGCCGGTCCTCGCCGCGCACGGGTCCTACGACCGGTTCCTGCGCCGGGCGTGCGACCCGGACCCCGACCGGCGGTTCGGGTCGGCGGCGGAGATGTCAGACCAGCTCACCGGCGTACTCCGCGAGATCCTCGCCGCCCAGGACGGCCAGCCCCGGCCCGCCCCGTCGACGATGTTCGGCCCCGAACTCGACGCGATCGGGGCCCGGCCGCTCGAAGGGCCCGCGGACCGGGTCTTCGCCGCGCTCGACCCGGCCGTCGCCGCCGTCGCGCTGCCGACTCCGCTGGCCGACCCCGCCGACCCGGCGGCCCGCTTCCTCGCAGGTCTGGCCGCCGCCTCCCCGGCCGCCCTCGTGGCCGCGCTGCCAGGAGCCCCCGTCGCGTCGGTGGAGGTCGGTCTGCGCCTGGCCCGCGCCCACCTGCAACTCGGCCGGCCCGACCAGGCTGGACCGGTGCTGGCGGCGCTCACCGACGACGACTGGCGCATCGACTGGTACCAGGGACTCGTCGCCCTGGCTACCGGGCGGCCGGCACAGGCGGCCGACATCTTCGACGACCTGTACGCCCTGCTGCCGGGCGAACCGGCCGTGCGACTCGCCCTCGCCGTGGCCGACGAGGCGGCCGGCGACACCGACGGGGCGCGACGCGGATACGCGACCGTGTGGCGCACCGACCACTCCTATCTGTCCGCGGCGTTCGGCCTCGCCCGGGTGCACCTCGCGGCCGGCGACGGCGAGCGGGCTGTCGCCGCACTCGAGTCGGTCCCGGCCACGTCCAGCCACCACGTGCCGGCCCGGCTGGCTGCCGTCGCCGCCCGGGTCCGCGGCCTCGCGCCCGCCCAGCTCGACGCGGACCGCCTACGCGCCGCCGCCGCCCAGCTCGCCCAACTCGACCTGGAACCGGTCCGCCACGACCGGCACGCCGCCGAGCTCCTCGAAGCGGCCGTCGGCTGGCTGCGGTTCCACCGGCCGGGCACCGGTGCCGCCGGAGCCGGGGTCCTCGGCGAACAGCTCGCCGAACGGCCGCTGCGGGCCCGCCTGGAGCGCGCCTACCGGTCCCTGGCCCGCGCGGCCACGAGCCGGGCCGAACGTCACACCCTCGTGGTCCGGGCCAACGCCGTGCGCCCGCGCACCCTGATCTGA
- a CDS encoding vWA domain-containing protein, with product MTEFQLDVYQNEYLPDGGTTVDAIVTVTARGGGGDGSPGQSAVVILVDTSGSMSADNRLHEAKRATAVAIDALPDGVWFAVVSGDSRATMVYPRDYRLARADPRTRADAQRAVGRLVANGGTAIGQWLRLADQLLAGHLGAIRHAILLTDGENQHETPQDLDAVLAACAGRFTCDCRGVGTDWKVAELRRIATALLGTVDIVADPRGLAADFAAMTTTAMGKGVGTANLRVWTPQGATVRFVKQTLPTVQDLTTRRSVVGPLVGDYPTGSWGQESRDYHVCVEVRAAGVGEEMLAARVSLVVGDQLVSQGLVRAVWTDDLGLSTRINPHVAHYTGQAELSRAIQDGLAARRDGDMDTATSRLGRAVALAAESGNDTITTLLRKVVDIEDPATGKVRLRARIADADEMALDTRSTRTVRAVRAPVNP from the coding sequence ATGACCGAATTCCAACTCGACGTGTACCAGAACGAGTACCTCCCCGACGGTGGCACCACGGTCGACGCGATCGTCACCGTCACCGCGCGCGGCGGGGGCGGTGACGGATCGCCGGGCCAGTCGGCCGTGGTGATCCTCGTGGACACCTCCGGGTCGATGAGCGCCGACAACCGGCTGCACGAGGCGAAACGTGCCACCGCCGTCGCGATCGACGCCCTGCCCGACGGGGTGTGGTTCGCGGTCGTGTCCGGCGACAGCCGGGCCACGATGGTCTACCCGCGCGACTACCGCCTGGCGCGCGCCGACCCGCGCACCCGCGCCGATGCCCAGCGGGCGGTCGGACGCCTCGTCGCCAACGGCGGCACCGCGATCGGCCAATGGCTGCGCCTCGCCGACCAGCTCCTCGCCGGGCACCTCGGCGCCATCCGGCACGCGATCCTGCTCACCGACGGCGAGAACCAGCACGAAACCCCACAGGACCTCGATGCGGTACTGGCCGCCTGCGCCGGCAGGTTCACCTGCGACTGCCGGGGCGTCGGCACCGACTGGAAGGTCGCCGAGCTGCGCCGGATCGCCACCGCCCTGCTCGGTACCGTCGACATCGTCGCCGACCCCCGCGGCCTCGCCGCCGACTTCGCCGCGATGACCACCACAGCCATGGGCAAGGGCGTCGGCACCGCGAACCTGCGGGTCTGGACCCCGCAGGGCGCGACGGTCCGGTTCGTCAAGCAGACCCTACCGACGGTGCAGGACCTCACCACCCGCCGCAGCGTCGTCGGCCCCCTCGTCGGGGACTACCCGACCGGCTCGTGGGGCCAGGAGAGCCGCGACTACCACGTGTGCGTCGAGGTGCGGGCCGCCGGCGTGGGCGAGGAGATGCTCGCCGCCCGGGTGAGTCTCGTCGTCGGCGACCAGCTGGTCTCCCAGGGCCTCGTGCGCGCGGTGTGGACCGACGACCTCGGACTGTCGACCCGGATCAACCCGCACGTCGCGCACTACACCGGGCAGGCGGAACTGTCCCGGGCCATCCAGGACGGCCTGGCCGCCCGCCGCGACGGCGACATGGACACCGCCACCTCCCGCCTCGGGCGCGCGGTGGCGCTGGCGGCCGAGTCCGGCAACGACACCATCACCACCCTGCTGCGCAAGGTCGTCGACATCGAGGACCCCGCCACCGGCAAGGTGCGGCTGCGGGCCCGGATCGCCGACGCAGACGAGATGGCGCTGGACACCCGCTCCACCCGGACGGTGCGCGCCGTGCGGGCGCCGGTGAACCCGTGA
- a CDS encoding FHA domain-containing protein, with product MTTCPAGHPSGTTDYCDVCGTPIEPAPAAVPVVPPVVARAEGPCPECGAAATGRFCEDCGYAFPSGPAPAAVAPEPRPGPVAAPAWTAVVTADRAYHETVTSDIAFPPYCPDREFALTGATVRIGRRTASRGVPEIDLAGPPEDSGVSHLHAVLLAGPDDTWALVDPGSTNGTFLNDGTDPVAVNTEHPVRAGDRIHLGAWTTITLRKD from the coding sequence GTGACCACCTGCCCCGCCGGGCACCCGTCCGGAACCACCGACTACTGCGACGTGTGCGGCACCCCGATAGAGCCGGCACCGGCCGCCGTTCCCGTCGTGCCCCCGGTCGTCGCCCGGGCCGAGGGGCCGTGCCCGGAATGCGGCGCGGCGGCGACCGGCCGCTTCTGCGAGGACTGCGGCTACGCCTTCCCCTCAGGGCCGGCCCCGGCGGCGGTGGCCCCGGAGCCGAGGCCTGGGCCGGTCGCGGCACCTGCCTGGACGGCCGTCGTCACCGCCGATCGCGCCTACCACGAGACCGTGACCTCCGACATCGCGTTCCCGCCCTACTGTCCGGACCGCGAGTTCGCGCTGACCGGTGCCACCGTGCGGATCGGCAGACGCACCGCCTCCCGGGGTGTGCCCGAGATCGACCTCGCCGGGCCGCCGGAGGACTCCGGCGTCTCCCACCTGCACGCGGTGCTCCTGGCGGGCCCTGACGACACGTGGGCGCTGGTGGACCCGGGTTCCACCAACGGCACCTTCCTCAACGACGGCACCGACCCCGTCGCCGTCAACACCGAGCACCCCGTGCGCGCCGGGGACCGCATCCACCTCGGCGCGTGGACCACCATCACCCTCCGGAAGGACTGA
- a CDS encoding DUF1048 domain-containing protein, whose product MTMSISKFTAKVIGDKRQWRQYKARIRALPEDYRAAAEALERYLNYFGRGDGAGAAAMNEDLADLFEQGAANGTPIRDIFGADPVEFVEAFIQNYPEGQWISRERQRFVSAIAHAAGERT is encoded by the coding sequence ATGACCATGTCCATCTCGAAGTTCACCGCGAAGGTGATCGGCGACAAACGGCAGTGGCGGCAGTACAAGGCGCGGATCAGGGCGCTTCCCGAGGACTACCGCGCGGCGGCGGAAGCGCTGGAGCGGTACCTGAACTACTTCGGCCGCGGCGACGGCGCCGGCGCGGCCGCGATGAACGAGGACCTCGCCGACCTGTTCGAACAGGGCGCGGCGAACGGGACCCCGATCCGCGACATCTTCGGGGCTGACCCCGTGGAGTTCGTCGAGGCGTTCATCCAGAACTACCCGGAGGGCCAGTGGATCAGCCGGGAGCGGCAACGGTTCGTCAGCGCCATCGCGCACGCCGCCGGCGAGAGAACCTGA
- a CDS encoding PadR family transcriptional regulator: protein MGKQVTEMLKGTLEGIVLAFLAGRSAYGYEITAWLREQGFADIAEGTVYALLVRIEQRGLVDVVKVPSEKGPPRKVYSLNAQGREYLEEFWRTWSFLAERLEQLREGGR from the coding sequence GTGGGCAAGCAGGTGACGGAGATGCTCAAGGGAACGCTGGAGGGCATCGTCCTGGCATTCCTCGCCGGCCGGTCCGCGTACGGCTACGAGATCACGGCATGGCTGCGGGAGCAGGGCTTCGCCGACATCGCCGAGGGCACGGTCTACGCGTTGCTGGTCAGGATCGAGCAGCGCGGCCTCGTCGACGTGGTGAAGGTTCCGTCCGAGAAGGGGCCGCCGCGCAAGGTGTACTCCCTCAACGCCCAGGGGCGCGAGTACCTCGAAGAGTTCTGGAGGACCTGGAGCTTCCTCGCCGAACGGCTCGAGCAGCTCCGCGAAGGAGGCAGATGA
- a CDS encoding YnfA family protein — MTIARSLLLFLLAALAEIGGAWLVWQGWREHKGVLWIAAGVLALGAYGFVATWQPDAHFGRILAAYGGVFVAGSLAWGMVVDRFKPDRYDVIGAAICLLGVAVIMYAPRGA, encoded by the coding sequence ATGACGATCGCCCGGTCCCTGCTGTTGTTCCTCCTGGCCGCCCTCGCCGAGATCGGCGGCGCGTGGCTGGTCTGGCAGGGCTGGCGCGAACACAAGGGAGTGCTGTGGATCGCGGCCGGAGTACTCGCCCTCGGCGCGTACGGATTCGTCGCCACCTGGCAGCCCGACGCACACTTCGGCCGCATCCTCGCCGCCTACGGCGGGGTCTTCGTCGCCGGTTCCCTGGCCTGGGGCATGGTCGTCGACAGGTTCAAGCCGGACCGCTACGACGTGATCGGTGCCGCGATCTGCCTGCTCGGCGTCGCCGTCATCATGTACGCGCCGCGCGGAGCCTGA